The DNA sequence CGGTCCCGGCCTGGCATTGACAGAGTCAAAAAGGCCTGAAAGAACGAAGCTGCTCCAAAGGAGCAATCTGGGAACGAACGTCATGGTCGTGTAACAGACGCAAACAATAGTCCTTCACAGTTGCTGCCCACATCGTGGCAACGAGGGAGGCCGTCCCTTTTGCTTAAATCCCATCCCTATTGCTCCCCTCCCGTCCCTCCTAGGCGCATCCTGCAGAGCCGCGAACACGAAAATAGTGTAAGGCAACCTCCAAAGAAAACATGCGGTTCTCCGAGTCGTAAAAATCAGCCAATCGCTTATGATCAGTCAGCTTTTAGCCCCCAAACACCCCTCCAATTTCCCTCGACCTATTTGGCAGGTACCGCGGACCAGTTACCTTCTTGCTGCAGATAGCAGGTTCCTGCCTAGCTCAATGAAACCGCGCCAAGGCGTGAGGGCCTTGGGGGGCTGAGTGGATCGGTACCATGCATTAGCGTATTCAATGTTACCTTGATCCCTTATTTGGGCAGGTGCACCGTGTGTGCTATATGTTCATTGGAAAGCGGCGGCCAGCCTCACCTTGGCACTCTTATTCTATCCGGTGTCAGATTTTAAGACGCAGGAAGCTGCATGAAGCCATTCCTTCCAACTCCCCTGCTCGATGGCCAAGAACACTATTTGATGCTGGTGATATCCAACCCCACTTTCGCACAGGTCCATCACACCATTTGCTATCCGTACACTCATTATCTTATTAGAATGTCTTCACCTTCACAAGTTGTTGACGGGGTTATCATCTCGTCCAATCCTGCCGACTGCCTGGGACCGCCGGCACCATGGTTTTTTGACTACATTTTTGACAGCTTGGAGTATGATCGCTGGGTCAAGAGCGTTCCTTCTCGCCTTCTGAGGCTGGTAGGTGGCCCAGGATCCGGCAAGACTTCGTTCGCCGCACTGGCAGTAAACCGTCTCCGACAGAATGACCAAGCCCATCATAACCATCAAAAGCCGCCTCTTGTCTTGTCAGTATTTCTCAAGCCGCTCACTGTTCGTGATCCCAGCGCAGCGGTTCACCAGGAACAAAACGCCATTCCATTCGGCGTTCAATTCTTGGCGGAGATTGAGAGACAAATAGATGCCAAGATTGGTGTCAACAGCGATctttctccacctccctcccctcagaCTCAGATCGACGGTACAGCACTTCTCAACAGTATCAGATTCAAGCTCTTCCGACTCTCAGACGTCTGGCTTGTGGTGGACGACCTCGACTGTCTGTGGCCTATCAGGAAAGAATATCTCGAAGTGGAAGAACGACTGGAGCAACTTCGTGGCATTGGCGTCAGAgtcctcctcacctctcGTACTCCTTTTCAACTCTCTACTCAGAAACCAATTTGCGACGTTTCTCTCGAGAATGAGTACGATCACGATGAAGAACAACATGAAGGTCGACCTGGTCTGATAACGTGGTGGGAATGTAATTTGGACCACGATAGCACTGGAGGGCCCTTCTGGATCTGCCAGAAGTGCAAAGAGGCTGGATATGCTTGTGGGAATGAGTGAGATACCTTCAGCTCCGTCACATCGATGTGCATTCACTCGCGCATACCCCCGTCACTAACCCCTGCCACAGATCACATTCTCCCCCAGAACTCACCAGCAACCCATTTCCCGTGACATTCGATATCAGCAACGCCCCCGAGCCCAGCATGAAATCCTTGAtcatccacaacctccagcTCGAACACGGACGATTCTGGCCGCTCGAACCTCCCTTCAGATCTCACCAAGATGAATACCCTCCCTTATCCTGCCTTGGCAGACGCTTGATATCCGGTAGTACCACGGAAGAACCCTCAAGAGAGGCCGTCGACTTTGTGGTCAAGTTGGTCCAGCTGTCTTACGGCAACCCGAGCATGGCCTTGCTTCTGCTGGAGACAATCCACCAGGCCGAGACCCTTGATGCGGCGATTGCCAAAAGTGACAGGTTCCCGAAGAGCGTCGTGGAGATGTTTGACCGGTTGATAGATGCGCAGATACGAAGTCGGTTACTGGACAAGACGTCGCCAAGAGAGGTGAGGGCCAGGGCAACGCTAGCGTTGCATGCCATCCGAATTGTGGGCAACGCAGAGAAAGGCCTCAAGTTTTTCGGTATTGAATTTGAGAGTCTTAAGATGATGCTTCTGGAAGAAAGTGACAGATGTGGAAGTCATGGATTTGAAGACCTACTCGATTCTGAAGACTttgaagttgttgacgaGGTAATTGGCGCTGCAGGGGGCCTGTTGGCAGTTGAAACGATGGGCACTCGGTACTATGTGAGATGCTTTCATCCTGACTTCTACAACTACGTCAAGGAACGGTATAATGAGTTTG is a window from the Podospora pseudocomata strain CBS 415.72m chromosome 6, whole genome shotgun sequence genome containing:
- a CDS encoding hypothetical protein (EggNog:ENOG503P6CG), giving the protein MLVISNPTFAQVHHTICYPYTHYLIRMSSPSQVVDGVIISSNPADCLGPPAPWFFDYIFDSLEYDRWVKSVPSRLLRLVGGPGSGKTSFAALAVNRLRQNDQAHHNHQKPPLVLSVFLKPLTVRDPSAAVHQEQNAIPFGVQFLAEIERQIDAKIGVNSDLSPPPSPQTQIDGTALLNSIRFKLFRLSDVWLVVDDLDCLWPIRKEYLEVEERLEQLRGIGVRVLLTSRTPFQLSTQKPICDVSLENEYDHDEEQHEGRPGLITWWECNLDHDSTGGPFWICQKCKEAGYACGNESHSPPELTSNPFPVTFDISNAPEPSMKSLIIHNLQLEHGRFWPLEPPFRSHQDEYPPLSCLGRRLISGSTTEEPSREAVDFVVKLVQLSYGNPSMALLLLETIHQAETLDAAIAKSDRFPKSVVEMFDRLIDAQIRSRLLDKTSPREVRARATLALHAIRIVGNAEKGLKFFGIEFESLKMMLLEESDRCGSHGFEDLLDSEDFEVVDEVIGAAGGLLAVETMGTRYYVRCFHPDFYNYVKERYNEFVSEWECEKE